The following are encoded in a window of Sinorhizobium sojae CCBAU 05684 genomic DNA:
- a CDS encoding DUF6678 family protein — translation MLYIGLADRDEIAKVRRAIEERGLTSHMNDTKWRALCTAIAQELPFPPPYQVKLVLSETADPEVLEAAPSYWGDWARTPEASMGIFIEWLKVAPRVSVHMGQLVAPRVDDCSAPLRDILKGLRIPFSEQNGFFTIYGHTASVAIR, via the coding sequence ATGCTGTACATCGGCTTGGCTGACAGGGACGAGATCGCCAAGGTGCGTCGCGCCATCGAGGAGCGCGGCCTGACATCTCATATGAATGACACCAAATGGCGAGCACTCTGCACGGCCATAGCCCAGGAACTTCCGTTCCCACCACCCTATCAAGTGAAACTCGTTCTCTCAGAGACGGCCGATCCGGAGGTGCTTGAGGCGGCTCCTTCATATTGGGGTGATTGGGCAAGAACGCCTGAAGCGTCGATGGGTATTTTCATCGAATGGCTCAAGGTTGCACCTAGAGTAAGCGTGCACATGGGACAATTGGTGGCTCCCCGCGTTGACGACTGCTCAGCACCATTGCGCGACATTCTAAAAGGCTTGCGTATCCCGTTCAGCGAACAGAATGGCTTCTTCACTATCTACGGGCACACTGCTAGCGTAGCCATCCGGTGA
- a CDS encoding AraC family transcriptional regulator: MTTTLRNYHARMQRVLDHIDQHLDRNLDLDELSCVAAFSKYHFHRQFAAAFGLSVHRYIHLIRMKRASYRLVYRDVDSVTEIAMDAGYEAPDAFARAFRQRFSQSPSQFRKSPDWEPWLAALGPLNQARSKLMQRTFAANDIEIREVSPTPVAIMKHRGDPARIGDTIKRFIAWRKATGLNPKTSLTFNIFHSDPRVTTPDEYRLDLCVSTDQPIKTNGEHIEAGMIPGGRCAVLKVIGNTDDLEPAALYLYRDWLPVSGEEARDFPLYCQRLTFFPEAPENAAVAELFLPLK, encoded by the coding sequence ATGACAACGACGCTTCGAAACTACCATGCCCGGATGCAACGGGTCCTAGATCACATTGATCAGCATCTCGACCGCAATCTGGACCTAGACGAGTTGAGCTGCGTGGCCGCCTTCTCCAAGTATCATTTCCATCGGCAGTTCGCGGCGGCCTTTGGGCTGTCTGTGCATCGCTATATCCACCTCATCCGCATGAAGCGGGCATCCTACAGGCTGGTCTACAGGGACGTAGACAGCGTGACCGAGATAGCGATGGATGCCGGCTACGAAGCTCCTGACGCCTTTGCTCGCGCATTTCGGCAACGGTTCAGCCAGTCGCCTTCGCAGTTCAGGAAATCTCCCGATTGGGAACCGTGGCTTGCCGCCCTCGGCCCTCTCAACCAAGCAAGGAGTAAGCTCATGCAAAGGACATTTGCAGCCAACGACATCGAAATCCGCGAGGTGTCTCCGACCCCTGTCGCGATCATGAAACATCGAGGTGATCCGGCAAGGATCGGCGACACGATCAAACGCTTCATAGCATGGCGCAAAGCCACTGGCCTGAATCCGAAGACCAGTTTGACTTTCAACATCTTTCATTCCGATCCGCGTGTGACGACTCCGGACGAGTATCGGCTGGACCTTTGTGTCAGCACTGATCAGCCGATCAAGACGAACGGAGAGCATATTGAGGCGGGCATGATCCCCGGCGGCCGTTGCGCCGTGCTGAAAGTCATCGGCAATACTGATGATCTGGAGCCTGCCGCGCTTTACCTCTATCGCGATTGGCTGCCGGTCAGTGGCGAGGAAGCGAGGGATTTCCCCCTGTATTGCCAGCGCCTCACCTTCTTTCCGGAAGCACCTGAAAATGCGGCGGTGGCAGAGCTCTTCCTGCCCCTGAAATAG
- a CDS encoding ATP-dependent helicase, whose product MSASYLEKLNDRQRCAVEHGIGQDETGARPLLIIAGAGSGKTNTLAHRVAHLIVNGADPRRILLMTFARRAAAEMSRRVERICAQVLGANSAVMTDALAWAGTFHGIGARLLRIYAEQIGLNVDFTIHDREDSADLMNLVRHELGLSKTESRFPTKGTCLAIYSRTVNSETPLNEVLRNWYPWVSNWEEQLKALFSGYVEAKQAQNVLDYDDLLLYWAQMVSDPSLAEDIGNRFDHVLVDEYQDTNKLQSSVLLALKPGGRGLTVVGDDAQSIYSFRAATVRNILDFPDAFSPPADVITLDRNYRSTQTILAAANGVIELARERFTKNLWTDRQSADRPKLLTVKDERDQANYIVEQVLANRETGMLLKQQAVLFRTSSHSGPLEVELTRRNIPFVKFGGLKFLDSAHVKDLLAVLRFAQNPRDRVAGFRLLQMLPGIGPQTAGKVLDAIAADSEPLMALGEIPAPPKSGQDWGSFVDLLQALRKSGSGWPAEIAMARTWYEPHLERMHEDAETRRADLMQLEQIAAGYPGRERFLTELTLDPPDATSDQAGVPLLDEDYLVLSTIHSAKGQEWRSVFMLNVVDGCIPSDLSTGTSHDLEEERRLLYVGMTRAKDSLTLMVPQRFFTSGQHAQGDRHVYASRTRFIPATLLQFFESGTWPTVSPAASERSANQIRIDVAARMRGMWK is encoded by the coding sequence ATGAGCGCGAGCTATCTTGAGAAGCTGAACGACAGGCAGCGCTGCGCCGTCGAGCATGGCATCGGACAGGATGAAACTGGCGCCAGGCCCCTGCTGATCATCGCCGGGGCCGGATCGGGCAAAACGAACACGCTCGCCCATCGCGTCGCCCACCTGATCGTCAATGGCGCCGATCCCCGCCGCATTCTGCTGATGACCTTTGCGCGCCGGGCCGCCGCCGAGATGTCGCGCCGCGTCGAGCGTATCTGCGCGCAGGTGCTCGGTGCCAATTCCGCCGTGATGACGGACGCCCTCGCCTGGGCGGGAACCTTTCACGGAATCGGCGCCCGACTGCTCCGGATCTATGCCGAGCAGATCGGCCTCAATGTGGATTTCACCATCCACGACCGCGAGGACAGCGCCGACCTCATGAACCTGGTGCGGCACGAGCTCGGGCTCTCGAAGACCGAAAGCCGGTTTCCGACCAAGGGCACCTGCCTGGCGATCTACTCGCGGACGGTGAATTCGGAGACGCCGCTTAATGAAGTGCTCCGCAACTGGTATCCCTGGGTCTCCAACTGGGAAGAGCAGTTGAAGGCGCTCTTTTCCGGATATGTCGAAGCCAAGCAGGCGCAGAACGTTCTCGATTACGACGATCTGCTTCTCTACTGGGCGCAGATGGTGAGCGATCCGTCGCTTGCCGAAGATATCGGCAACCGGTTCGACCATGTGCTCGTGGACGAGTATCAGGACACCAACAAGCTCCAGTCCTCCGTGCTGCTTGCGCTCAAACCCGGCGGGCGCGGCCTCACTGTCGTCGGCGACGACGCTCAGTCCATCTATTCGTTCCGGGCCGCGACCGTCCGTAACATTCTCGACTTTCCCGATGCCTTCTCGCCGCCCGCCGACGTCATCACGCTTGATCGGAACTACCGCTCGACGCAGACGATCCTTGCCGCCGCCAACGGCGTCATCGAGCTGGCGCGCGAGCGGTTCACCAAGAATTTGTGGACCGACCGGCAATCGGCGGATCGTCCTAAACTCCTGACCGTGAAGGACGAGAGAGACCAGGCGAACTACATCGTCGAGCAGGTTCTCGCCAACCGCGAAACGGGCATGCTGCTGAAGCAGCAGGCAGTCCTGTTCCGCACATCGAGCCACAGCGGGCCGCTCGAGGTGGAGCTGACCCGCCGCAACATCCCCTTCGTGAAATTCGGCGGGCTGAAATTCCTCGACAGCGCCCATGTCAAGGATCTCCTCGCCGTGCTGCGCTTCGCGCAAAATCCACGAGACCGGGTTGCCGGCTTCCGGCTGCTGCAGATGCTGCCGGGCATTGGCCCCCAGACCGCCGGCAAGGTTCTCGACGCCATCGCGGCCGATTCGGAGCCGCTGATGGCGCTCGGCGAGATACCCGCTCCACCGAAGAGCGGGCAGGACTGGGGCTCCTTTGTCGATCTGCTGCAGGCCTTACGCAAATCCGGCAGCGGCTGGCCGGCGGAGATCGCGATGGCGCGGACGTGGTATGAACCCCATCTCGAGCGGATGCACGAGGATGCCGAGACGCGCCGGGCCGATCTCATGCAGCTCGAGCAGATCGCCGCCGGCTATCCGGGCCGCGAGCGCTTCCTGACGGAGCTGACGCTCGATCCGCCGGACGCGACGAGCGACCAGGCCGGTGTGCCTCTGCTCGACGAGGATTATCTCGTGCTCTCCACCATCCATTCCGCCAAGGGCCAGGAATGGCGTTCCGTCTTCATGCTCAATGTCGTCGACGGCTGCATCCCGTCGGATCTCAGCACGGGTACGAGCCACGATCTCGAGGAGGAGCGGCGGCTTCTCTATGTCGGCATGACGCGCGCCAAGGACAGCCTGACACTGATGGTGCCCCAGCGGTTCTTCACCAGCGGGCAACACGCGCAGGGGGACCGCCATGTCTATGCGAGCCGGACACGCTTCATCCCGGCGACGCTGCTGCAGTTCTTCGAGAGTGGAACCTGGCCGACCGTCAGTCCGGCCGCCTCAGAGCGCAGCGCGAATCAGATCCGCATCGATGTCGCGGCCCGGATGCGGGGCATGTGGAAGTAG
- a CDS encoding dimethylsulfonioproprionate lyase family protein yields the protein MVWGSRPKTLQNLINVAGSLFLAHDVPVMAKYVAGKIFHTLMKPSSLYSAGGNILPPAEHLAETLVEASRRGGTIGAMGDAILAIAPELRWYRSKSGPFASVNFARDHAHASIIGPGGIEDRDDVYVGLTVMGPYSRFPDHRRKYATAYLPLSRVEVLTDDGDWTVADPGRAFFVEEGREFAMRCTGNPLLLLWCQRTGSEA from the coding sequence ATGGTCTGGGGGAGCCGTCCGAAGACCCTGCAGAACCTGATCAACGTCGCGGGAAGCCTTTTTCTCGCCCATGACGTCCCGGTAATGGCGAAGTACGTTGCCGGAAAGATCTTCCACACGCTGATGAAGCCGTCGTCGCTCTACAGTGCCGGCGGTAATATATTGCCACCCGCCGAACATCTGGCCGAAACGCTGGTGGAAGCCTCGAGGCGCGGTGGAACGATCGGCGCCATGGGCGATGCGATCCTGGCGATCGCGCCGGAGTTGCGCTGGTACCGTTCGAAATCGGGACCGTTTGCCAGCGTCAATTTCGCGCGTGACCACGCCCATGCTTCCATCATCGGCCCGGGAGGCATCGAAGACCGGGACGACGTCTATGTCGGGCTGACCGTCATGGGGCCTTACAGCCGGTTTCCCGACCATCGCAGAAAATACGCGACCGCATATCTGCCGCTTTCCCGCGTCGAGGTCCTGACGGATGACGGCGACTGGACTGTCGCCGATCCAGGCCGGGCATTTTTCGTCGAGGAGGGAAGGGAGTTCGCGATGCGCTGCACCGGCAATCCTCTTCTGTTGCTGTGGTGCCAACGGACGGGTTCCGAGGCTTAA
- a CDS encoding NAD(P)-dependent oxidoreductase: MISDAELHAQRLDALELTKNGVPSLPSNPFFGVGPITDAATDEVDSRLRRLEFDRWIEKTYRKYDDTGKDIGAFTTAELSRSMHRGYPADKILLDMMRAIHRYFEFPKTNRIAVGLGGGHSGYTVCVQHLLNANDAEQRVYVDTPRPESGGAGASGFFRQSWATQLIEMHRFAEKGDENRIYFAEKEGAIPSARTLAKLGVSIFVGVGHETTGANSYTNEEINELLTWLDGDPENRHAVFDATSMLGAMPWEPEVVRAVMAKCCLFMPFQKAIGGVSGYFVASFTPAALALIERNQSNPSWAIPRQLKIAPPLDPKQPLSSKRSVDAGPFYDAQEDKMLGGVINTYSALAFAETTFGVLQTERRIGSVIELNRRSSANREVINEWVAKNPLFSLVVDERERRGAAVTLLKVNDGEVSSSELHARIIARSKQLLGYEGITHPNGDQEAGLDAARYVNAFPGTPGDYRAWVGGIREPADIVALLENLKYAYLRAKVVVLEEELEKRGSKAEYAASSSASAVGPREGTFRVLIADAIGLRFDSEGRLDHSELAAYIGEKGCVFHEGSVKSADASDDGKVHFFYQPHLSTADEILAETDQGQYDAVIAAATFIPSGAKFRLGGVRIGTGTGNMGSASWGGPNGEGGEAPLMNTPGINSRATAQMAAKALLKVTPDLPVEELHARVVNGDFDTGKNLAEYPTEKLEGKRIAILGYGNIGRELARIAKAFHMDVVVYARPAHRDNILAEGYEYADTPVAAAKGADVLSVHLGLGRQDPATGAFSNTGLVDREVLSALNDRSVLINYDRGELVDVAALDEALASGKVRHAAIDADLFKGPEGPTGPMKPYLSLLPRHADKVELLPHAAADTDHPTRVAGAKQAVDQLLDSIRNRAVTNLKGDLPEGYRSKGAKTPLGVGQLTRADVFRLAENSELLGELRAVSEKIAAVLGALNAVSDEAHRCRIVERYRALLADSTLRQHNLLKAAGLLAPAAKE, translated from the coding sequence ATGATATCCGACGCAGAATTGCACGCGCAGCGGCTCGATGCGCTTGAGTTGACAAAGAATGGTGTTCCTTCGCTGCCCTCTAATCCGTTTTTCGGGGTAGGACCGATCACCGATGCTGCGACGGATGAGGTTGACAGCCGGCTTCGGCGCCTAGAATTCGATCGCTGGATCGAGAAGACGTACCGCAAATACGACGATACCGGGAAGGACATCGGCGCCTTCACCACGGCGGAACTTTCGCGCAGCATGCATCGCGGATACCCGGCGGACAAGATCCTGCTGGACATGATGCGGGCGATCCATCGCTACTTCGAGTTTCCCAAGACCAACCGTATCGCCGTCGGCCTGGGCGGCGGCCACAGCGGCTATACCGTCTGCGTTCAGCATCTTCTGAATGCCAACGACGCCGAACAGCGCGTCTATGTGGACACGCCGCGTCCTGAAAGCGGCGGTGCCGGTGCATCCGGCTTCTTCCGCCAGTCCTGGGCGACGCAGCTCATCGAGATGCACCGCTTCGCCGAGAAGGGCGACGAGAACAGGATCTATTTCGCGGAGAAAGAGGGGGCGATCCCGTCGGCGCGGACCCTTGCCAAGCTCGGCGTCTCCATCTTCGTCGGCGTCGGACACGAAACCACCGGCGCGAATTCCTACACCAACGAGGAAATCAACGAACTTCTGACGTGGCTGGATGGCGATCCGGAGAACAGGCACGCCGTGTTCGATGCCACATCCATGCTCGGCGCCATGCCCTGGGAGCCGGAAGTCGTGCGGGCCGTCATGGCGAAATGCTGCCTCTTCATGCCTTTCCAGAAGGCAATCGGGGGCGTCTCCGGCTACTTTGTCGCTTCCTTCACCCCGGCCGCCCTCGCACTCATCGAACGAAACCAGAGCAATCCGTCCTGGGCTATTCCCCGTCAGTTGAAGATCGCCCCGCCGCTCGATCCGAAGCAGCCGCTCAGCAGCAAGCGCTCCGTCGATGCCGGCCCCTTCTACGACGCCCAGGAAGACAAGATGCTGGGTGGCGTCATCAACACCTACAGCGCCCTGGCCTTTGCCGAGACGACGTTCGGCGTTCTGCAGACCGAGCGCCGCATTGGTTCGGTCATCGAGCTCAACAGGCGCTCGTCCGCAAACCGCGAAGTCATCAACGAATGGGTCGCGAAGAATCCGCTGTTCAGCCTGGTGGTCGACGAGCGGGAACGCCGCGGTGCGGCCGTCACATTGCTGAAGGTCAATGACGGCGAGGTGTCGTCCTCCGAGCTGCACGCCCGCATCATCGCACGCTCGAAGCAGCTTCTGGGCTATGAGGGCATCACCCACCCCAATGGCGATCAGGAGGCCGGCCTCGACGCGGCGCGTTACGTCAACGCGTTTCCGGGTACGCCGGGCGATTATCGCGCGTGGGTCGGCGGCATCCGCGAGCCCGCGGACATCGTCGCGCTCCTGGAAAACCTGAAATACGCCTATCTTCGCGCCAAGGTCGTCGTCCTGGAAGAGGAGCTGGAAAAGAGAGGCAGCAAGGCCGAATATGCCGCGAGCAGCAGCGCTTCCGCCGTTGGCCCGCGCGAGGGCACTTTCAGGGTGCTGATCGCCGATGCAATCGGCCTGCGCTTCGATTCGGAAGGGCGTCTCGACCATAGCGAGCTCGCGGCTTACATCGGCGAAAAGGGATGCGTGTTCCACGAAGGATCGGTGAAGTCCGCGGACGCCTCCGACGACGGCAAGGTCCACTTCTTCTACCAGCCGCATCTCAGCACGGCCGACGAAATTCTGGCTGAGACCGATCAGGGCCAGTATGATGCGGTGATTGCAGCCGCGACCTTCATCCCCTCGGGAGCGAAGTTCCGTCTGGGCGGTGTCCGCATCGGCACCGGAACCGGAAACATGGGGTCCGCCTCCTGGGGCGGTCCGAACGGCGAGGGCGGCGAGGCCCCGCTCATGAACACGCCCGGCATCAACAGCCGCGCGACGGCGCAGATGGCTGCAAAGGCGCTGCTCAAGGTCACGCCCGATCTTCCGGTGGAGGAACTGCACGCGCGCGTCGTCAATGGCGACTTCGACACGGGCAAGAACCTGGCCGAATACCCGACCGAGAAGCTGGAAGGCAAAAGGATCGCCATCCTCGGCTACGGCAATATCGGCCGCGAGCTCGCCCGGATCGCCAAGGCCTTCCACATGGACGTGGTCGTCTACGCTCGTCCGGCTCATCGCGACAACATCCTGGCCGAAGGCTACGAGTATGCGGATACGCCGGTCGCCGCGGCAAAGGGCGCCGATGTTCTCTCCGTCCATCTCGGCTTGGGCAGGCAGGATCCCGCCACCGGCGCATTCTCCAATACGGGGCTGGTGGACCGTGAGGTCCTGTCCGCGCTGAACGACCGGTCCGTGCTCATCAACTATGATCGCGGTGAACTGGTCGACGTCGCAGCGCTCGATGAGGCGCTGGCATCCGGCAAGGTCCGTCATGCGGCCATCGATGCGGACCTCTTCAAGGGTCCGGAAGGCCCGACCGGACCGATGAAGCCTTATCTGTCGCTACTTCCCAGGCACGCAGACAAGGTCGAGCTTCTCCCGCATGCGGCAGCCGATACCGACCACCCGACCCGTGTCGCCGGTGCTAAGCAGGCCGTCGATCAGCTGCTCGACTCGATCCGGAACCGGGCTGTCACGAACCTGAAGGGCGATCTGCCGGAAGGCTATCGGTCGAAGGGCGCCAAGACGCCGCTCGGCGTCGGGCAGCTCACCCGTGCGGACGTTTTCCGGCTGGCGGAGAATTCCGAGCTCCTGGGTGAGCTGCGCGCCGTTAGCGAAAAGATCGCGGCGGTCCTCGGCGCGCTGAACGCGGTTTCGGACGAGGCGCATCGGTGCCGCATCGTCGAGCGCTACCGCGCGCTCCTCGCCGACAGCACACTCAGACAGCACAACCTGCTGAAGGCCGCGGGGCTGCTCGCTCCCGCCGCCAAGGAATAG
- a CDS encoding phosphatase PAP2 family protein produces MTERLNRWLGRKEWPLVLALLLTAGALWAFLELADEVIERETDAVDRLLLLSMRSQEDPTDPLGPEWLEEMMRDFTALGGVGVLTLIVIAAAGYLVMMDKRRAALAVVFAVGGGVLLSMLVKMGIDRPRPDIVPHGSYVSSASFPSGHSMMAAVVYLTLAAMIARVRPRWRAKAFILLWAVCISLLVGVSRVYLGVHWPTDVLAGWTVGSGWALLCWAVTLWLQRKGEVEDDSA; encoded by the coding sequence TTGACGGAGAGGCTGAACAGGTGGCTCGGCCGAAAGGAATGGCCGCTCGTGCTCGCCTTGCTGCTGACTGCAGGCGCATTGTGGGCCTTCTTGGAACTTGCCGATGAAGTGATCGAAAGGGAGACCGACGCGGTCGACCGGTTGCTGCTGCTATCCATGCGCAGCCAGGAGGACCCGACGGATCCGCTCGGGCCCGAGTGGCTCGAGGAGATGATGCGCGACTTCACCGCGCTCGGAGGCGTCGGGGTATTGACCCTGATCGTCATCGCTGCCGCCGGCTATCTGGTCATGATGGACAAGCGACGGGCTGCGCTCGCGGTCGTCTTCGCCGTCGGCGGAGGCGTATTATTGAGCATGCTGGTGAAGATGGGGATCGACAGACCCCGGCCCGACATCGTGCCGCACGGTTCCTACGTCTCCTCCGCGAGCTTCCCGAGCGGCCATTCGATGATGGCAGCCGTCGTCTATCTGACGCTGGCGGCGATGATCGCGCGTGTGCGGCCACGCTGGAGGGCGAAGGCCTTTATCCTGCTCTGGGCGGTGTGCATTTCGCTGCTTGTCGGGGTCAGCCGGGTCTATCTCGGCGTTCACTGGCCGACGGATGTGCTTGCCGGCTGGACGGTCGGTTCCGGCTGGGCGCTTCTCTGCTGGGCTGTGACGCTTTGGCTGCAGCGCAAAGGAGAAGTGGAGGATGATTCCGCCTAG
- a CDS encoding trimethylamine methyltransferase family protein, whose amino-acid sequence MLDSPSVNRDFEMALIGRSPPDEAALRQIEDGADHVLAEVGIRFEGDLETVDLWRQNGGIVKGDHVLLDGPRLRKIIRENAPESFTLRARNPVRDTSIGAKHAPVFAPIYGAPNVLLENGERSSGSLSIYRRLVSMAHAAPALSNTGHMICVLNDVPETVRPMEMALAHLTLSDKPFMGCIASPEAAVDVIDVASMAVGRDATDGACELLHLINATPPLVYKDNPLKVLRAVARRRQACMVTSYMMMGATSPVTVAGTLIQGYAEVLAGLALTQLWSPGAPAVMGLFAIPFGMKSMLPCYGDPASHVVQIYAVQLARRLGVPIRGEGGVTSAKVDDGQAGAEGARATAASVLSGADFILHSAGWLEQGRSVSIGKFEREATAIAQLYGIEAGESAPPLPLDPRLESELRQRIRM is encoded by the coding sequence ATGCTGGATTCCCCATCCGTCAATCGCGACTTCGAAATGGCCCTGATCGGCCGATCACCGCCGGATGAGGCGGCGCTTCGACAGATCGAGGATGGTGCCGATCATGTGCTGGCGGAAGTCGGCATCCGGTTCGAAGGCGACCTGGAAACGGTCGATCTGTGGCGGCAGAACGGCGGCATCGTGAAAGGCGACCACGTCTTACTGGACGGCCCGCGGCTGCGAAAGATCATCCGCGAGAACGCACCGGAAAGCTTTACGCTCAGGGCGCGCAATCCCGTGCGGGACACGTCGATTGGGGCGAAGCATGCTCCCGTGTTCGCGCCGATCTACGGTGCGCCTAATGTCCTCCTCGAAAACGGCGAACGTAGCAGCGGATCATTGTCGATTTATCGCCGGCTGGTTTCGATGGCGCATGCGGCGCCGGCACTCTCCAACACCGGTCACATGATCTGCGTCCTCAATGACGTTCCCGAAACAGTGCGGCCGATGGAGATGGCGCTGGCGCATCTGACGCTCTCCGACAAGCCGTTCATGGGCTGCATCGCATCGCCGGAGGCGGCCGTAGACGTCATCGACGTCGCATCAATGGCGGTCGGCCGCGATGCGACGGACGGCGCCTGCGAACTTCTGCACCTGATCAACGCCACGCCGCCGCTGGTCTACAAGGACAACCCGCTGAAGGTGTTGCGCGCCGTTGCACGGCGCCGACAAGCCTGCATGGTTACCTCCTACATGATGATGGGGGCGACCTCGCCGGTGACCGTCGCCGGCACACTGATCCAAGGCTATGCGGAGGTCCTGGCGGGCCTGGCACTGACACAGCTCTGGTCGCCCGGTGCGCCGGCGGTCATGGGCCTCTTTGCCATTCCTTTCGGCATGAAGAGCATGCTGCCCTGCTATGGCGATCCGGCGTCGCATGTCGTGCAGATCTACGCGGTCCAGCTTGCCCGCCGCCTTGGCGTACCGATTCGCGGCGAAGGCGGCGTGACTTCCGCAAAGGTGGATGACGGCCAGGCTGGCGCTGAGGGCGCCAGAGCGACGGCCGCCTCGGTTCTTTCAGGTGCCGATTTCATCCTCCATAGCGCGGGCTGGCTAGAACAGGGCCGAAGTGTTTCGATCGGCAAATTCGAACGTGAAGCAACCGCGATTGCCCAACTCTATGGCATTGAGGCTGGCGAAAGCGCGCCTCCGCTACCGCTCGATCCTCGACTGGAATCGGAACTGCGGCAACGGATCCGCATGTGA
- a CDS encoding CHRD domain-containing protein produces MQSWTKTTGIIVALGFLAAASAGLAEEMKFEAELKGSEEVPPAETGATGTADVTYDTESKNLTWTIEQSGLSGDVTAAHFHGPAAPGENAPPMVPIELSALSEGSATLDEAQASALTEGRMYINLHTAAHPDGEIRGQVVKAE; encoded by the coding sequence ATGCAGTCTTGGACAAAGACGACAGGTATCATCGTAGCGCTGGGCTTTCTCGCTGCCGCTTCGGCGGGACTTGCGGAGGAGATGAAGTTCGAGGCAGAACTCAAGGGAAGCGAGGAGGTGCCGCCGGCTGAAACCGGTGCAACGGGAACGGCCGATGTCACCTATGATACGGAAAGCAAGAACCTCACTTGGACCATCGAGCAGTCGGGCCTGAGCGGCGATGTGACCGCTGCCCATTTCCACGGACCTGCCGCGCCCGGCGAGAATGCGCCGCCCATGGTGCCGATCGAGCTGTCGGCGCTCTCTGAAGGTTCCGCAACGCTGGACGAAGCCCAGGCATCGGCGCTGACCGAAGGGCGCATGTATATCAACCTGCACACGGCCGCCCATCCCGACGGCGAGATCCGCGGACAGGTGGTGAAGGCTGAATAG
- a CDS encoding DUF1775 domain-containing protein produces MNRLTFLTAGMTLIAGMAHAHATFEVDQAQNEKSFKAVLQLPHGCDGKATTEVQVKLPEGFAFAKPQPKPGWELEIIKGDYQKTYDNHGTKVSSGPVEIRWRGGTLPDAHYDTFVIRGKVSGFDKETVLAFPTVQLCGADDRLAWDEVPAAGQDPHALKNPAPTISVTLAGEEHAHGAHGGVQTTGRVEAGDLEISGGAVKAMLPGAKVGGGGFIVKNNGSADDRLIAAESPAAGRVELHEMTMENDVMKMRKLEDGIAVPAGETVGLRSGGLHLMFMEVKKPFAEGDVIPLTLTFEKAGKVDYALPVGSAAGGTDQHKHE; encoded by the coding sequence ATGAACAGACTTACCTTTCTCACCGCCGGCATGACACTCATAGCCGGCATGGCCCACGCGCATGCGACCTTCGAAGTGGATCAGGCGCAGAACGAAAAGTCGTTCAAGGCGGTTCTACAGCTGCCGCATGGCTGCGACGGCAAGGCGACGACCGAGGTACAAGTGAAGCTGCCCGAGGGCTTCGCCTTCGCAAAGCCGCAACCGAAGCCCGGCTGGGAGCTTGAAATCATCAAGGGCGACTATCAGAAGACCTATGACAACCACGGAACAAAAGTATCCTCCGGCCCGGTCGAAATCCGCTGGAGGGGCGGCACTTTGCCCGATGCGCATTACGACACCTTCGTGATCCGCGGCAAAGTTTCCGGCTTCGACAAGGAAACGGTACTCGCCTTCCCGACCGTCCAGCTTTGCGGCGCGGACGACAGGCTCGCCTGGGACGAAGTGCCAGCCGCCGGGCAGGATCCCCATGCTCTGAAAAATCCGGCACCGACCATAAGCGTGACGCTCGCAGGCGAGGAGCATGCCCATGGCGCGCACGGCGGGGTCCAGACCACCGGTCGGGTGGAGGCGGGGGATCTCGAAATCTCCGGCGGTGCGGTGAAAGCCATGCTGCCGGGCGCCAAGGTCGGTGGCGGTGGTTTCATCGTGAAGAACAACGGCAGCGCCGATGACCGGTTGATTGCGGCGGAAAGCCCGGCTGCAGGCCGCGTCGAACTCCATGAAATGACGATGGAGAATGACGTGATGAAGATGCGCAAGCTCGAAGACGGCATCGCCGTTCCGGCGGGCGAAACGGTCGGGCTGAGAAGCGGTGGGCTGCACCTGATGTTCATGGAGGTGAAGAAGCCCTTTGCCGAAGGCGATGTGATCCCCTTGACGCTCACCTTTGAAAAGGCCGGCAAGGTGGACTATGCGCTGCCGGTCGGCAGTGCCGCCGGCGGAACGGACCAACACAAGCACGAGTAA